One part of the Rhodococcus oxybenzonivorans genome encodes these proteins:
- a CDS encoding ABC transporter permease, whose protein sequence is MPLALAALVVVAVSLVPLGYVIAQSIDTGWATASALLFRPRVRELLGNTVLLVVATVPICIAVGVLAAWLVERTRVSGAKVWAVLLAAPLAVPAFVNSYSWVTAIPSLGGLPGGVLIATLSYFPLVYIPTAAILRRLDPAVEESARALGLGPWAVFFRVVVPQLRLAIAGGALLVSLHLLAEYGAFVFIRFDTFTTAIFEQYQSTFNGAAATMLAGVLVLLCLTLLVIEAVVRGSARYARVGAGAPRAMVPADLGFRYEPFALLFLGMVIALSLGVPVISVVRWLVVGGAAVWELDAIVSALAQTLAFGVTGAVVTCVLAFPIAWISIRYRGGFSRFLEGSAYISSSLPGIVVALAFITIAIHYFRPLYQTVAVVIAAYTLLFLPRALVNVRAGLAQAPVGLEEASRSLGVSPLGTFLRVTLRLAAPATAAGGALVFLGVVNELTATLLLAPTGTRTLSMQFWSLSSEIDYAGAAPYALLMIVLSLPVTYVLFAQSKKVAGL, encoded by the coding sequence ATCCCCCTCGCCCTCGCTGCGCTCGTCGTCGTCGCCGTGTCGCTCGTCCCGCTCGGTTACGTGATCGCGCAGAGCATCGACACCGGCTGGGCGACCGCGTCGGCACTGCTGTTTCGACCGCGGGTACGCGAATTGCTCGGTAACACCGTGCTTCTGGTGGTGGCGACGGTGCCGATCTGCATCGCCGTCGGCGTCCTCGCAGCGTGGCTCGTCGAGCGCACGCGGGTGTCGGGGGCGAAGGTGTGGGCAGTGCTCCTGGCGGCACCGCTGGCAGTTCCGGCTTTCGTCAACAGTTACTCCTGGGTGACGGCAATTCCGTCGCTCGGCGGGCTACCCGGCGGCGTTCTCATCGCCACCCTGTCCTATTTTCCGTTGGTCTACATCCCTACTGCGGCGATCCTCCGCAGGCTGGACCCTGCCGTCGAGGAGTCCGCGCGTGCACTCGGGCTCGGACCGTGGGCGGTGTTCTTCCGAGTGGTGGTGCCGCAGCTGCGACTGGCCATCGCGGGCGGAGCGCTCTTGGTGTCCCTGCACCTGCTCGCCGAGTACGGCGCTTTCGTCTTCATCCGGTTCGACACCTTCACGACGGCCATCTTCGAGCAGTACCAATCGACCTTCAACGGCGCCGCGGCGACGATGCTGGCGGGGGTTCTCGTGTTGCTCTGCCTCACGTTGCTGGTGATCGAAGCTGTCGTCCGGGGCAGCGCCCGATATGCCCGGGTGGGAGCGGGTGCGCCGCGTGCAATGGTGCCCGCCGACCTCGGCTTCCGCTACGAGCCCTTTGCCCTGTTATTCCTCGGGATGGTGATCGCGCTGTCTCTGGGGGTGCCCGTCATCAGTGTCGTGCGCTGGCTCGTCGTCGGCGGTGCCGCCGTATGGGAGCTGGACGCCATTGTGTCGGCGCTGGCGCAGACGCTCGCATTCGGGGTAACCGGCGCCGTCGTCACGTGCGTGCTGGCCTTTCCCATCGCCTGGATCTCGATTCGCTACCGCGGAGGGTTCAGCAGGTTCCTCGAGGGCAGCGCGTACATTTCCAGTTCCCTGCCGGGCATCGTGGTGGCGCTGGCGTTCATCACGATCGCGATCCACTATTTCCGTCCCCTGTACCAAACCGTGGCAGTCGTGATCGCGGCGTACACGCTGTTGTTCCTGCCGCGCGCCCTGGTCAATGTGCGGGCGGGCCTCGCCCAGGCCCCGGTCGGGCTCGAGGAGGCATCACGGTCTTTGGGCGTCTCACCGTTGGGGACATTCCTGCGCGTGACGTTGCGGCTGGCTGCGCCGGCAACCGCGGCGGGCGGGGCACTGGTGTTTCTGGGTGTGGTGAACGAGCTGACTGCCACTCTCCTGCTCGCGCCCACCGGAACTCGCACCCTGTCCATGCAGTTCTGGTCGCTGAGCAGCGAGATCGACTATGCGGGCGCAGCACCGTACGCGCTGCTCATGATCGTTCTGTCGCTGCCCGTGACGTATGTGCTCTTCGCTCAGTCGAAAAAGGTTGCCGGGCTATGA
- a CDS encoding iron ABC transporter substrate-binding protein produces the protein MRKQIRLMAGIAFATAAMMAVSACSDSGSESSSDADTLTVYNAQHESLTQEWADAFTAETGIEVELRNGSDTELGNQLVAEGDQSPADVFLTENSPAMTLVENAGLFAGVNQDVLDQVPSQYRPSSGAWTGIAARSTVFAYNKDQLPQDQLPKSLLDLQDPAWKDRWAASPSGADFQAIVSALLELRGEDATRQWLAAMKENVRTYKGNNTVMKAVNAGEIPGGVIYHYYWFGDQAKTGENSNNVALHYFRNQDPGAFVSVSGGGVLKSSPNQDAAQQFLKFVTGKSGQEVLQTGTSFEYTVASDVPANPELVPLADLQAPAVDPAKLNSPKVTELMTEAGLL, from the coding sequence GGATCGCGTTCGCCACCGCCGCGATGATGGCAGTGTCAGCGTGCTCTGATTCCGGCTCGGAGTCCTCGTCCGACGCCGACACGCTCACTGTCTACAACGCGCAGCACGAGTCGCTGACTCAGGAATGGGCTGACGCGTTCACTGCCGAGACCGGCATCGAGGTGGAACTCCGCAACGGGAGCGATACCGAACTCGGCAACCAGCTGGTCGCGGAGGGGGATCAATCGCCGGCCGACGTGTTCCTCACCGAGAACTCACCGGCAATGACCCTCGTGGAGAACGCCGGCCTGTTCGCCGGCGTGAACCAGGACGTCCTCGATCAGGTGCCGAGCCAGTACCGGCCGTCGAGCGGTGCCTGGACCGGTATCGCCGCGCGGTCCACGGTCTTCGCGTACAACAAGGACCAACTGCCTCAGGACCAGCTCCCGAAGTCGCTGCTCGACCTGCAGGACCCCGCGTGGAAAGACCGCTGGGCGGCGTCGCCGTCGGGGGCCGACTTCCAGGCCATCGTCAGTGCGCTACTCGAACTGAGGGGCGAGGATGCCACCCGTCAGTGGCTCGCCGCGATGAAGGAGAACGTCCGCACCTACAAGGGCAACAACACGGTGATGAAAGCCGTCAATGCCGGAGAAATCCCGGGCGGAGTGATCTACCACTACTACTGGTTCGGCGACCAGGCCAAGACCGGGGAGAACAGCAACAACGTCGCTCTGCACTACTTCAGGAATCAGGATCCGGGTGCATTCGTCAGCGTCTCGGGCGGTGGAGTTCTGAAGTCCAGTCCGAATCAGGATGCTGCGCAGCAGTTCTTGAAGTTCGTCACGGGTAAGTCGGGGCAGGAAGTATTGCAGACCGGAACATCGTTCGAGTACACGGTGGCCAGTGACGTGCCCGCCAACCCCGAGCTGGTTCCGCTGGCAGACCTGCAGGCCCCGGCGGTCGACCCCGCGAAGCTCAACAGCCCGAAGGTCACCGAACTGATGACGGAAGCCGGTCTGCTCTGA
- a CDS encoding ABC transporter ATP-binding protein — protein MTYALEVNGLDKSFGSTNVLRHIAFSVEAGSTTAIVGPSGCGKTTLLRLVAGFERPDAGTITLGGRVVAGAEWIPAHRRSVGYVAQDGALFPHATVAVNVGFGLPRRARTRARITELLEMVSLDYSYASRRPDQLSGGQQQRVALARALAREPELMLLDEPFSALDAGLRANTRRIVADVLAKAGITTILVTHDQPEALSFADRVAVMSDGRLAQVGTPREIYSAPIDVPTAEFIGDAVVLSAHVEGERARCALGDVAVIANGVQGEARVMLRPEQIEVTADGAGVAGSVVDVEYLGSEMLLGIRLDTADGVVSERVTVRRFGATALTPGERVGIRVLGTGVAYQQ, from the coding sequence ATGACATACGCGCTCGAGGTAAACGGACTCGACAAGTCGTTCGGCTCCACGAACGTCCTCCGGCACATCGCCTTTTCGGTGGAGGCAGGATCAACGACGGCAATCGTAGGTCCGTCCGGCTGCGGTAAGACCACGTTGCTCCGCCTCGTCGCGGGGTTCGAAAGACCCGACGCCGGCACCATCACCCTGGGTGGCCGGGTTGTTGCGGGCGCCGAGTGGATTCCCGCGCATAGACGGTCGGTCGGGTACGTGGCCCAGGACGGCGCACTGTTCCCGCACGCCACGGTGGCGGTCAATGTCGGGTTCGGGTTGCCCCGGCGCGCCCGCACCCGAGCCAGAATCACCGAATTGCTCGAGATGGTGTCGCTGGACTACTCGTACGCATCCCGGCGCCCCGACCAGCTGTCCGGCGGACAACAGCAACGGGTGGCGCTCGCGCGGGCATTGGCACGCGAACCGGAACTCATGCTGCTCGACGAGCCGTTCTCCGCGCTCGATGCCGGCCTGCGCGCAAATACCCGGAGGATCGTCGCCGATGTGCTCGCCAAGGCCGGCATCACCACCATCCTCGTCACCCACGACCAGCCCGAGGCGCTCTCGTTCGCCGACCGGGTGGCGGTGATGAGCGACGGCCGGCTCGCGCAGGTGGGCACTCCCCGGGAAATCTATTCCGCGCCGATCGATGTTCCCACCGCCGAGTTCATCGGTGACGCCGTCGTCCTGTCCGCGCACGTCGAGGGCGAGCGAGCCCGTTGCGCGCTGGGTGACGTGGCCGTGATCGCGAACGGTGTACAGGGCGAGGCTCGCGTCATGTTGCGGCCGGAGCAGATCGAAGTGACCGCGGACGGTGCCGGCGTGGCCGGGTCGGTCGTCGATGTGGAGTATCTGGGCTCGGAGATGCTGCTCGGTATCCGCCTCGACACCGCGGACGGGGTCGTCTCCGAACGGGTCACGGTGCGCCGCTTCGGTGCCACCGCACTCACGCCTGGCGAGCGCGTCGGAATACGGGTTCTCGGTACGGGAGTGGCTTACCAGCAGTGA